A genomic region of Thunnus maccoyii chromosome 13, fThuMac1.1, whole genome shotgun sequence contains the following coding sequences:
- the LOC121910789 gene encoding histone H2A-like has product MSGRGKTGGKARAKAKTRSSRAGLQFPVGRVHRLLRKGNYAERVGAGAPVYLAAVLEYLTAEILELAGNAARDNKKTRIIPRHLQLAVRNDEELNKLLGGVTIAQGGVLPNIQAVLLPKKTEKPAKK; this is encoded by the coding sequence ATGAGTGGCAGAGGAAAAACCGGAGGCAAAGCCCGCGCTAAGGCAAAGACCCGCTCCTCCAGGGCCGGGCTCCAGTTCCCAGTCGGTCGTGTTCACAGGCTGCTGCGCAAAGGCAACTATGCCGAGCGTGTCGGTGCCGGAGCCCCCGTCTACCTGGCGGCTGTGCTGGAGTACCTGACCGCTGAGATCCTGGAGTTGGCTGGAAACGCTGCCCGCGACAACAAGAAGACCAGGATCATCCCCCGTCACCTGCAGCTGGCTGTCCGCAACGATGAGGAGCTCAACAAGCTGCTGGGCGGAGTGACCATCGCTCAGGGCGGCGTGCTGCCCAACATCCAGGCTGTGCTGCTGCCCAAGAAGACCGAGAAGCCCGCCAAGAAGTAA
- the LOC121910785 gene encoding histone H3 produces MARTKQTARKSTGGKAPRKQLATKAARKSAPATGGVKKPHRYRPGTVALREIRRYQKSTELLIRKLPFQRLVREIAQDFKTDLRFQSSAVMALQEASEAYLVGLFEDTNLCAIHAKRVTIMPKDIQLARRIRGERA; encoded by the coding sequence ATGGCAAGAACCAAGCAGACCGCTCGTAAATCCACCGGAGGCAAAGCCCCCAGAAAGCAGCTGGCCACCAAGGCTGCTCGTAAGAGCGCCCCGGCCACCGGCGGTGTCAAGAAGCCCCATCGTTACAGGCCCGGTACCGTGGCTCTGAGAGAGATCCGTCGCTACCAGAAGTCCACCGAGCTGCTGATCCGCAAGCTGCCCTTCCAGCGCCTGGTGAGGGAGATCGCTCAGGACTTCAAGACCGACCTGCGCTTCCAGAGCTCTGCTGTCATGGCTCTGCAGGAGGCCAGCGAGGCTTACCTGGTCGGCCTGTTCGAGGACACCAACCTGTGCGCCATCCACGCCAAGAGGGTCACCATCATGCCCAAAGACATCCAGCTGGCCCGCCGCATCCGTGGAGAGAGAGCTTAA
- the LOC121910778 gene encoding histone H1-like: MAEVAPAPAAAAPAKVVKKKVSKPKKTGPSVSELIVKTVAASKERSGVSAAALKKALAAGGYDVEKNKARVKTAIKSLVAKGTLVQTKGTGASGSFKMSKKVETKAKKPAKKAAPKAKKSAKSPKKPAAKKPKTAAAKKTAAAKKSPKKVKKPAAAKKAAKSPKKAAKSPKKVVKKAPAAKKAPAKKVAKPKAKKAAPKKK; encoded by the coding sequence ATGGCAGAAGTTGCTCCAGCTCCCGCCGCCGCCGCTCCGGCTAAAGTTGTGAAGAAGAAGGTTTCCAAGCCGAAGAAGACTGGCCCCAGCGTCAGCGAGCTGATCGTGAAAACTGTGGCCGCATCCAAGGAGCGGAGCGGCGTGTCTGCAGCCGCCCTGAAGAAGGCTCTGGCTGCCGGAGGCTACGATGTGGAGAAGAACAAGGCCCGCGTCAAGACCGCCATCAAGAGCCTGGTGGCCAAGGGGACTCTGGTCCAGACCAAGGGGACCGGTGCCTCCGGCTCGTTCAAGATGAGCAAGAAGGTTGAGACCAAGGCCAAGAAGCCCGCAAAGAAAGCCGCTCCTAAAGCCAAGAAGTCCGCCAAGAGCCCCAAGAAACCTGCAGCTAAGAAGCCCAAGACAGCGGCAGCCAAGAAGACAGCAGCCGCTAAGAAATCCCCCAAGAAGGTCAAGAAGCCCGCAGCGGCCAAGAAAGCAGCCAAGAGCCCCAAGAAGGCCGCCAAGAGCCCCAAGAAAGTGGTGAAAAAGGCTCCTGCAGCCAAGAAAGCTCCTGCTAAGAAGGTGGCCAAGCCCAAAGCCAAGAAGGCAGCACCCAAGAAGAAGTGA
- the LOC121910793 gene encoding histone H4, with protein MSGRGKGGKGLGKGGAKRHRKVLRDNIQGITKPAIRRLARRGGVKRISGLIYEETRGVLKVFLENVIRDAVTYTEHAKRKTVTAMDVVYALKRQGRTLYGFGG; from the coding sequence ATGAGCGGAAGAGGCAAGGGAGGCAAAGGACTCGGTAAAGGAGGCGCCAAGCGTCACCGTAAAGTTCTCCGTGATAACATCCAGGGAATCACCAAACCCGCCATCCGCCGTCTGGCTCGCCGCGGTGGAGTCAAGCGTATCTCCGGTCTGATCTACGAGGAGACTCGCGGTGTGCTGAAGGTGTTCCTGGAGAACGTGATCCGTGATGCCGTCACCTACACCGAGCACGCCAAGAGAAAGACCGTGACCGCCATGGATGTGGTGTACGCATTGAAGAGGCAGGGCCGCACCCTGTACGGCTTCGGAGGTTAA
- the LOC121910791 gene encoding histone H2B 3-like: MPDPVKAPKKGSKKAVSKATKTGKKKRKTRKESYAIYVYKVLKQVHPDTGISSKAMGIMNSFVGDIFERIAGEASRLAHYNKRSTITSREIQTAVRLLLPGELAKHAVSEGTKAVTKYTSSK; this comes from the coding sequence ATGCCTGATCCAGTCAAAGCCCCGAAGAAAGGCTCCAAGAAGGCCGTGTCTAAAGCCACCAAGACCggcaagaagaagagaaagacccGCAAGGAGAGCTATGCCATCTACGTCTACAAAGTGCTGAAGCAGGTCCACCCCGACACCGGCATCTCCTCCAAGGCCATGGGCATCATGAACTCCTTTGTGGGAGACATCTTTGAGCGCATCGCCGGTGAGGCTTCCCGCCTTGCTCACTACAACAAGCGCTCCACCATCACCTCCAGGGAGATCCAGACCGCCGTCCGTCTGCTGCTGCCCGGTGAGCTGGCCAAACACGCCGTGTCTGAGGGCACCAAGGCCGTCACCAAGTACACCAGCTCCAAGTAA
- the LOC121910780 gene encoding histone H1-like, translating to MAEEAPAPAAAPAKAAPKAPKKKSAPRPKKDGPSLNKLIIGAVAESKERKGLSVAALKKILATKGVDVVKANKRINTTVTKLVTKGTLTQTKGTGASGSFKLAKETKPAKPVKKVVKKKAAPKAKKPAAKKPAAAKKPKTAAAKKTAAAKKSPKKVKKPAAAKKAAKSPKKAAKSPKKVVKKAPAAKKAPAKKVAKPKAKKAAPKKK from the coding sequence atggcAGAAGAagcaccagcaccagcagcGGCCCCGGCTAAAGCCGCGCCGAAAGCCCCGAAGAAGAAGAGCGCTCCCCGGCCTAAGAAGGACGGACCCAGCCTCAACAAGCTGATCATCGGCGCTGTGGCGGAGTCCAAGGAGCGTAAAGGGCTGTCGGTGGCGGCGCTCAAGAAGATTCTGGCGACCAAAGGCGTTGATGTCGTGAAAGCTAACAAACGTATCAACACCACGGTCACTAAGCTGGTGACAAAAGGTACCCTGACCCAGACTAAAGGGACAGGGGCCTCCGGCTCCTTCAAGCTCGCCAAGGAGACCAAACCCGCCAAGCCGGTGAAGAAAGTGGTGAAGAAGAAAGCCGCTCCTAAAGCCAAGAAACCTGCAGCCAAGAAACCCGCAGCGGCTAAGAAGCCCAAGACAGCGGCAGCTAAGAAGACAGCAGCCGCTAAGAAATCCCCCAAGAAGGTCAAGAAGCCCGCAGCGGCAAAGAAAGCAGCCAAGAGCCCCAAGAAGGCCGCCAAGAGTCCCAAGAAAGTGGTGAAAAAGGCTCCTGCAGCCAAGAAAGCTCCTGCAAAGAAGGTGGCCAAACCCAAAGCCAAGAAGGCAGCACCCAAGAAGAAGTGA